A stretch of the Pseudomonas helvetica genome encodes the following:
- a CDS encoding amidase, translating to MSDLHTLTAAELLARFASRQLTPIDYYDQLLTHIDRWEPQINALYAFDPQQVRQQAQASTERWNKGQPNGALDGVPVTLKELIATEGQPIPLGSAATRLTPALKNAPPAARLREAGAIILAKTTVPDFGMLSSGLSSFHGITRNPWNTANNPGGSSAGAAAAAAAGYGPLHVGTDIGGSVRLPAGWCGLVGFKPTLGRIPIDPYYTGRTAGPMTRTVDDCVLLMQHLARPDSRDATSLPPLTTEWSNQPLSVKGLRVGLMLEPGTGLAPEDFVCNAVEQAARLFEAHGAKVTVIAPIMDRAQLDGLDQFWRARQWAELSALSSEQFDRVLPYIRDWAAPGADITGVEAVRGFNQTFEMRRRAAQLFDTFDLVLSPTNQINAFAADWPSPSNDPQQPFEHIVFTVPWNMGEQPALSINCGFADDGMPIGLQMIAPRFADQWLLQIAKTYENWRGAIHCWPSPA from the coding sequence ATGAGTGACCTGCACACCCTTACGGCCGCCGAACTGCTGGCCCGATTCGCCAGCCGGCAACTCACTCCCATCGACTATTACGACCAGCTCCTGACCCACATCGACCGCTGGGAGCCGCAGATCAATGCGCTCTACGCCTTCGACCCGCAACAAGTGCGTCAGCAGGCCCAGGCCTCCACCGAACGCTGGAACAAAGGCCAACCCAACGGCGCCCTCGACGGTGTGCCGGTGACCCTCAAGGAACTGATCGCCACCGAGGGCCAGCCCATCCCGCTGGGTAGCGCCGCCACCCGCCTGACGCCTGCGCTGAAGAATGCACCGCCCGCCGCGCGCTTGCGTGAAGCCGGGGCAATCATCCTGGCCAAGACCACCGTTCCGGATTTCGGCATGCTCTCTTCGGGCCTTTCCAGCTTCCACGGCATCACCCGCAACCCCTGGAACACAGCCAACAACCCGGGTGGATCGAGTGCCGGGGCCGCCGCTGCTGCAGCTGCCGGTTACGGGCCTCTGCACGTTGGCACTGACATCGGCGGATCGGTGCGGCTGCCCGCGGGCTGGTGCGGACTGGTCGGTTTCAAGCCGACGCTGGGGCGCATCCCCATCGACCCGTATTACACCGGCCGCACGGCCGGCCCCATGACCCGCACGGTCGATGATTGCGTGTTGTTGATGCAACACCTGGCCCGCCCCGATTCGCGCGACGCTACCAGCCTGCCACCGCTCACCACTGAGTGGAGCAATCAGCCGCTGTCGGTAAAGGGCCTGCGTGTCGGCCTGATGCTCGAACCCGGCACCGGCCTCGCACCTGAAGATTTCGTCTGTAACGCCGTGGAGCAAGCAGCGCGGCTGTTCGAAGCCCACGGTGCCAAGGTCACAGTGATTGCGCCGATCATGGACCGCGCCCAGCTCGACGGCCTCGACCAGTTCTGGCGCGCTCGCCAATGGGCTGAGCTGTCGGCCTTGAGCAGCGAGCAATTCGACAGAGTCTTGCCGTATATCCGCGACTGGGCCGCCCCAGGCGCCGATATCACCGGCGTGGAAGCCGTACGGGGCTTCAACCAGACCTTCGAAATGCGCCGCCGCGCCGCGCAGTTGTTCGACACATTCGACCTGGTGCTCTCTCCCACCAACCAGATCAACGCCTTTGCGGCCGACTGGCCGTCACCGAGCAATGACCCGCAGCAACCGTTCGAACACATCGTGTTCACGGTGCCCTGGAACATGGGCGAACAACCGGCGCTGTCGATCAATTGCGGTTTCGCCGACGACGGCATGCCCATTGGGCTGCAGATGATCGCCCCGCGCTTTGCCGATCAGTGGCTGCTGCAAATCGCCAAAACCTACGAAAACTGGCGTGGCGCAATCCACTGCTGGCCGAGTCCTGCCTGA
- a CDS encoding LysR family transcriptional regulator: MNNFYKLYAEMEYKMDLKNLRYFVEVTEHGSFSRASHTIHVTQSALSKAVQLLEEELGTTLLVRSRPGVPSRLTPSGEVVFRHAKGLLNRSKQMLTDVNLLNSLVTGVLRLGLPPLGSTDHIAVVLTEFRRRFPQVELQLCEQGGQALEEAVRKGEIELAISLRPEGDDLAWLPICEEPLVVVLPPRHPLASRHRLTLPDLAHHPWVQLQGASILNHRIKLCCPALDVSRLQAAKSDNLAFCLSLVAANAGLMVLPRLLAQHHIPPGVEIVPLECAELQWQLVVIWRKNAQLSVAAQQWLELLATDAGQ, from the coding sequence GTGAACAATTTTTATAAACTCTATGCGGAAATGGAATACAAGATGGACCTGAAGAACTTGCGCTATTTCGTGGAAGTGACTGAGCATGGAAGCTTCTCGAGGGCATCCCACACTATTCACGTCACCCAATCGGCACTTAGCAAAGCCGTTCAATTACTCGAAGAAGAACTGGGTACGACGCTATTGGTTCGCAGCCGTCCAGGCGTGCCGTCACGCTTGACCCCGTCGGGTGAAGTGGTATTCCGCCATGCCAAAGGATTACTGAACCGCAGCAAGCAAATGCTGACCGACGTAAACCTGCTCAATAGCCTCGTCACCGGCGTCCTTCGGCTGGGGTTACCCCCTTTAGGCAGTACCGATCATATAGCGGTCGTGTTGACCGAGTTTCGGCGACGCTTTCCCCAAGTGGAACTCCAATTGTGTGAACAAGGAGGCCAAGCCCTGGAAGAGGCCGTTCGCAAGGGCGAGATAGAGCTGGCTATCAGTCTGCGACCAGAGGGCGACGACCTGGCTTGGCTGCCGATTTGTGAGGAGCCACTCGTTGTCGTCCTGCCGCCTCGCCACCCACTCGCCAGCCGCCATCGACTGACTCTGCCAGATTTGGCGCATCACCCATGGGTACAGCTGCAGGGCGCCTCTATCCTCAATCACCGTATCAAGCTCTGTTGCCCTGCTCTGGACGTCAGTCGCCTACAGGCAGCCAAGAGCGACAACCTGGCCTTTTGCCTGTCATTAGTGGCCGCGAATGCAGGCCTGATGGTATTACCCAGGCTATTGGCTCAACACCATATCCCACCCGGTGTGGAAATCGTCCCGCTCGAATGCGCCGAACTGCAGTGGCAACTCGTCGTAATCTGGCGCAAAAACGCACAGCTGTCGGTAGCGGCACAGCAATGGCTTGAACTGTTGGCAACCGACGCTGGCCAATAA
- a CDS encoding AMP-binding protein — translation MFSDCIRLDQTLVESAQRYPQRPALQAEDASFSYQQLNETVNKLYELMRAEGVQAGDRVGIYIAKSAAAVVAIYAALRLGALVAPMDVKDPAERGARMLANADLDFLLATPASQAAASRVVSIHGQSGDARAVGDLWLFPLRGQPRRHAGCEGGYVLFTSGSTGAPKGVYLSHANVLHFAAWAARAIALDCEDRVGSQAALTFDLTTFDLFSTALAGACLCLLPDYLKTFPRDVTRWLGEQCISVFYAVPTLYQMLLQQGGIEQARPSALRAALYAGEPFPPQLLKRYLTAFPDLPFYNLYGPTETNVCTAEQVSLPSIETVLPSIGWAIDGVEVDIIGDDGRAASEGEIFVAGPTVFAGYLVDGICRDARRAVYFRDGVERLAYGTGDIGYQAADGRFHLQGRRDHQVKRRGHRIDLLDIESAVLALPGVETAAVVVRHGTAPDCEIWVHVVSASTGRDEIVRGLSGALPKRMQPDGVHMARKLPATANGKIDRRALSMLSVNMEETSNEEH, via the coding sequence TTGTTCAGTGATTGTATTCGGCTTGATCAGACGCTGGTTGAATCTGCACAGCGCTATCCACAGAGGCCCGCGCTACAAGCGGAAGATGCGTCATTCAGCTATCAACAACTGAACGAAACGGTTAATAAGTTATACGAGTTGATGCGTGCGGAAGGCGTGCAGGCCGGTGATCGAGTAGGCATCTATATTGCGAAGAGCGCAGCCGCTGTTGTGGCTATTTATGCCGCATTAAGGCTGGGGGCATTAGTCGCTCCGATGGATGTCAAGGACCCCGCGGAACGGGGTGCACGGATGTTGGCCAACGCCGACCTGGATTTTTTATTGGCTACCCCTGCAAGCCAGGCAGCAGCCTCCAGGGTGGTTTCCATTCATGGTCAGTCTGGCGACGCTCGCGCAGTGGGCGATCTATGGCTGTTCCCCTTGCGAGGACAACCACGTCGACATGCCGGGTGCGAGGGTGGCTATGTTTTGTTTACATCAGGCAGTACCGGCGCGCCCAAGGGTGTATACCTATCGCATGCCAACGTCCTGCATTTTGCTGCCTGGGCGGCACGCGCAATTGCTCTGGACTGTGAAGACCGTGTTGGATCACAAGCGGCACTCACCTTCGATCTGACGACCTTCGATCTGTTCTCGACCGCACTGGCCGGCGCCTGTCTTTGCCTGTTGCCAGACTACCTCAAGACTTTTCCTCGCGATGTGACGCGCTGGCTGGGTGAGCAGTGTATCTCAGTGTTCTACGCAGTACCCACCTTGTACCAGATGCTGCTACAGCAGGGCGGGATTGAGCAAGCGAGGCCGTCTGCACTACGCGCCGCGTTGTACGCGGGTGAACCGTTCCCGCCACAACTGCTTAAGCGCTATCTGACTGCATTCCCCGACTTGCCGTTCTACAACCTGTATGGGCCTACGGAAACCAATGTGTGCACCGCAGAACAGGTGAGCCTGCCGAGTATCGAGACGGTTTTGCCGTCGATCGGTTGGGCGATTGATGGAGTGGAAGTCGACATCATCGGTGACGACGGTCGCGCAGCGTCGGAGGGTGAGATTTTCGTTGCAGGGCCGACGGTATTCGCTGGTTATCTGGTTGATGGCATCTGTCGCGATGCCCGCCGTGCAGTGTACTTCCGCGATGGAGTGGAAAGGTTGGCCTATGGCACGGGGGATATCGGGTATCAGGCGGCGGATGGTCGCTTTCATCTGCAAGGTCGACGAGACCATCAGGTGAAGCGTCGCGGCCACCGCATTGATCTTCTGGACATAGAAAGTGCGGTATTGGCCTTGCCAGGTGTTGAAACTGCCGCCGTTGTAGTTCGCCATGGCACAGCGCCGGACTGTGAGATCTGGGTACACGTGGTGAGTGCAAGTACAGGTCGTGATGAGATTGTTCGCGGCTTGAGCGGAGCATTGCCGAAGAGGATGCAACCGGATGGAGTTCATATGGCGCGAAAGTTGCCGGCGACTGCCAACGGCAAAATAGATCGACGTGCTTTAAGCATGTTGAGTGTAAACATGGAAGAGACAAGTAATGAAGAACATTGA
- a CDS encoding acyl carrier protein, with amino-acid sequence MKNIETLCALIHSNLLTQYQGADLNVVPDTALLEEGWLDSLTIISIVADVEKKFEIAFPENKVVAASFRTPAALWAVIEAALVELA; translated from the coding sequence ATGAAGAACATTGAAACGCTGTGCGCGCTGATTCATTCGAATCTGCTGACTCAATATCAAGGTGCAGACCTTAATGTGGTACCGGATACGGCGCTATTGGAGGAAGGCTGGCTGGACTCTCTCACGATCATATCCATTGTCGCCGACGTTGAGAAAAAGTTCGAAATAGCGTTCCCCGAAAACAAAGTTGTCGCGGCTTCATTTCGCACGCCGGCCGCACTATGGGCCGTCATTGAGGCCGCCCTGGTCGAGCTCGCTTGA